From the Achromobacter xylosoxidans A8 genome, the window ACGCAGCCGCGCCAGCCATGGAACCCGCGCCCGCCGAGGCGCCGGAACACCGCGGCTTCAGCCTGCAGCGCATGCTGAGCTACATGTGGCGCGAATCGCTGGAGCTGCGCCGCGACCCGGTGCGCGCCACGCTGGCCCTGGCCGGGTCGCTGCTGCTGATGTTCGTGATGGGATTCGGCATCAGCATGGACGTGGAGGACCTGCGCTACGCGGTCATGGACCGCGACCAGACCGGCCTGAGCCACAACTACAGCCTGAATCTTGCGGGCTCGCGCTACTTCATCGAGCACCCGCCCATCACCAGCTACGAGGAGATGGACGCACGCATGCGCAGCGGCGAATTGTCGCTGGCCATCGAGATACCGCAAGGCTTCGCCCGCGACGCGGAACGCGGCAACGGCGCGCAGATCGGCGTCTGGATCGACGGCGCCATGCCGCAGCGCGCCGAAACCATACGCGGTTACGTGCTGGGCATGCACCAGGGCTGGCTGATGCAGCAGGCGCGCGAACGTCTGGGCGCGGACGCAACCCTGCCGGTCAGCGTGGAAACGCGCTTCCGCTACAACCCGGACGTGCGCAGCCTGCCCGCCATGGTGCCCGCGGTGATCCCGCTGCTGCTCCTGATGATGCCGGCGATGCTGACCGCGCTGGCAGTGGTGCGTGAAAAGGAACTGGGCTCCATCATCAATCTGTACGTCACGCCCGTCACGCGGCTGGAATTCCTGCTGGGCAAACAGGCGCCCTACGTGGCGCTGGCCATGCTGAATTTCCTCTTGATGACGTTGCTGGCGGTGACGCTGTTCGGGGTGCCGATCACCGGCAGCTTCCTGACGCTGCTGGTGGCCGCCCTGATCTACAACGTGGTGGCCACTGCCATCGGCCTCTTGGCCTCCACCTTCACGCGCAGCCAGATCGCGGCGCTGTTCTTCACCATGATAGGCACGCTGGTGCCCGCGGTGCAGTTCGCCGGCCTGCTCAACCCGGTGTCGTCGCTGGAAGGCGCGGGCCGCCTGATCGGGCAGATCTACCCCGCCACCCACATGCTGACCATCAGCCGCGGCGTCTTCAGCAAGGCCCTGGATTTTTCCAACCTGCAAGGCTCGTTCTGGCCGCTGCTGATCGCCATTCCCGTCATCCTGGGCGCCTCGGCGCTGCTGCTGAAGAAACAGGAGACCTGAGATGCGGCACCTGGCCAATATCTACCGCCTGGGCGTGAAGGAACTGTGGAGCCTGGCGCGCGACCCGATGATGCTGATCCTGATCCTCGTGTCGTTCACGCTGATGATCTACACGGCGGCCACGGCCGTGCCGGAAACCCTGCACAACGCCCCCATCGCCGTGGTGGACGAGGACGTCTCGCCCCTGTCCGCGCGCATCACCTCGGCCTTCTATCCGCCCCACTTCACGCCGCCGGAAGTGACAACCTCGGCCGAGGCCGATGCCGGCATGGACGCGGGACGCTACACCTTCTCGGTCAACATCCCGCCGAACTTCCAGCGCGACGTGCTGGCCGGCAGGCCCGCGGAAATCCAGTTGAACGTGGACGCGACCCGCATGAGCCAGGCGTTCACGGGCAGCAGCTACATCCAGCAGATCATCAACGACGAGATCAATGAATTCGTCAAACGCTACCGCGCGCCCACCGAACTGCCGGTGGAGCTGGCCGTGCGCATGCGCTTCAACCCCAATTTGACCCAGGCCTGGTTCGGCGCGCTGATGGAGATCATCAACAACGTCACCATGCTGTCCATCATCCTGACCGGCGCAGCGCTGATCCGCGAGCGCGAGCACGGCACCATCGAGCATCTGCTGGTCATGCCGGTGACGCCGACCGAAATCATGGTCGCCAAGGTCTGGTCGATGGGGCTGGTGGTTTTGGCGTCCGCTGGGCTATCGTTGACGTTCGTGGTACGCGGCTTGCTGCAAGTGCCGATCGAAGGATCGGTGGCGCTGTTCCTGGTCGGGGCGGCGCTGCACTTGTTCGCGACGACCTCTATGGGCATATTCATGGCCACGCTTGCGCGCAGCATGCCGCAGTTCGGCATGCTTCTGGTACTAGTGCTGCTGCCCCTGCAAATGCTGTCGGGTGGCACCACGCCGCGCGAAAGCATGCCGCAGTTCGTGCAAGACATCATGCTGGCCGCCCCCACCACCCACTTCGTGGAACTCGGCCAGGCCATTCTCTACCGCGGCGCGGGCTTGAGCGTCGTGTGGCAACCCTTCCTGGCGTTGGCGCTGATCGGCTCGGTGCTGTTCGCGTTCTCGCTGACACGCTTTCGCAAGACCCTCAGCCAGATGGCGTGAGGCCTGTGTATTCGTTACCCCTTACCACTCTCTTAAAAGGACGGATGATGAAGAAGACAACTGCCTCCATGCCTCAGGGCCTCGCCAGCGCCAATGCCGCCTACTGCCAGCGCATGGCCCAACTTGCGCAGGAAAGCCAGCAGCGCTGGCTCGAACTGGGCCGCCGCCTGGCCGGCGGCAATGCCGAACAATATCTCGCCACGCTGGCGCCGCTGCAGCAGTCCGGCAACTGGCAGGAGATCGCTCCCGCGCTGGGCGAGATCACCCGCAAGCAATGGCAAAGCCAGCTTGAAGCCAGTCAGGCCATCACCCACGCGCTGCTGGAAGAACAGGCCACCCTGGCCTCTGGCATCAGCGAAGCCATGACGGGTTGGCTGAAGCAGGCCAGCGGCGGCGCCATGGGCCTGGATGCTACGCCCATGGCTCAGATCTGGACGACCCTGTCCAACCAGATGGCGTCCGCATGCTCGGCCATGCGCGACGCGAGCAAGCCGGGAGCCCACCATGACGGCTGAACGCACAGCGCTCGTCACCGGCGGGGCCGGCTGCCTGGGGCAGGCCATCGCGCAGGCCCTGCATGCAGCCGGCCACAAGGTCATCATCACCTATCACTCCAGCGAAAGCGCGGCGCGGGCCTGGGTCGACGCGGAAGCGGCTCAGGGTCGCCGCTACGCCATGTACAAGGTGGACGTGGCCGACCATGACTCATGCCAGGCGCTGGCGCGGCGCCTGGAGGAAGACGGCCACCAGATCGACATCCTGATCAACAACGCCGGTCTCACCCGCGATGCCAGCCTGCGCAAGATGAGCTACGACAACTGGACGGAGGTCCTGCGCGGCAACCTGGATTCGATGTTCAACATGACGCAGCCGCTGTGCGGCGCCATGGCCGACCGCGGTTGGGGCCGCATCGTCAACATCTCGTCCGTCAACGGCAGCAAGGGTTCGTTCGGCCAGACCAACTACGCGGCCTCCAAGGCCGGCATTCACGGCTTCACCAAATCCCTGGCGCTGGAACTGGCCAGGAAGGGCGTGACCGTGAACACCGTTTCGCCCGGCTACCTGGCGACGCGCATGGTCGAGGCGGTGCCCGAAGAGGTATTGAAGGAGAAGATCCTGCCGCAGATCCCGCTGGGCCGGCTGGGCCGTCCGGAAGAGATCGGTGCGCTGGTCGCTTTCATCTGCAGCGACGCCGCTGGATTCATGACAGGCAGCAATGTCGCCATGAACGGCGGCCAGCACATGTATTGATGCGGCGCCGGGCCGCCGCGGCTCATTCCCGCGGCGCGCCCAGTTCTTCCAGCAGGAAATCGACGAAGGCGCGCACCTTGGCCACCATGTGACGGCGCGATGGATACACCGCATAAACGTAGGTCTCGTCCGGCTGCCAGTCCTGCAGCACCGCCTGCAGCGCGCCGCTGTCCAGGTCCTGCTGCACGTATATGCGCGGTACCAGGCTGACCCCGAAGCCCGCGCGCAACGCGTCGCGCACCGCCAGGCTGGAACTCACCCGATAGCGCCCCCGCACCGGCACGCGTTCGGTCTCGCCCGCGCGCTTGAAGGTCCATTCGTCCGCGTGGCCCGACAAGGTGAACTGCACCCGCTCCATGCCGCGCAGCGCCAGGGGCGAGGCCGGGAGGCCGTGGCGCTCGAAGTAAGCCGGCGCGCCGCAAAGCACGTGGTCCAGCGTCATCAGCTTGCGCGCCACCAGGCTGGAATCCTCCAGCCTGTCGGTGCCGCGGATCGCCACGTCGTAGCCTTCCTTGACGATGTCGATGCGGCGGTCCTCCAGATTGAGGTCCAGCGATACCTGCGGATAGCGTTCCAGGAAGCGCGGCATGGCGGCGGACAACCGGACCAGGCTCAGCGACATGGGCGCGCTGACCCGCAAGGTGCCCGAAGGCGCCTGCTGCAGCGGCCCCAGCGATTGCTCGGCTTCGCCCAGGTCGTCCAGGATGCGGGCCACCTGCTCGTAGTAGCGCGCGCCGGCTTCGGTCAGGCTCATGCGGCGGGTGGTGCGGTTGAGCAGCCGCGCCGCCAGGTGGGATTCCAGTTCGGCGATGTTCTTGCTGACCGCGGCCGGCGACAAGCCCATCTGCCGCGACGCAGCCGCGAAACCGCCCCGCTCCACCACTTGCCTGAAGACTTTCAACGCCGTCAGATGATCCATTGATTATTCACCATCAGTGAATGATATTGCCATCGATTTGGATATTATCGCCAATCTACGATTCAATTAGTCTGTGGTCATGGAATCGGCGTGCATGTGATGCGCCGGCAATCTCAGCAAATCCCAAGGATGGCAGCCATGAACCACGCCCTGACCGACGCAATCGCACAACGCAATTCCGCCAACTTCTTCGATCCCGCCCGCGGCGTGGACGACGACAACATCCACACCCTGATCTCCTGGGCCACCCGCGCCCCCACCGCCTTCAATCTGCAGAACTGGCGCTTCATCGCCGTGCGCAGCCAGGACGGCAAGCGCCGCTTGCGCGAGCTGGCCTGGAACCAGCCCAAGGTGAGCGAAGCGGCGGTGACCTTCATCGTGCTGGGCGTGCTGCCCCAGGCCGCCTGGATGGCCGAGCGCCTGCAAGGCTCGGTGGACGCGGGCTTCATGCCGGCAGCCATGGTGCCGTCGTGGGAAGCCGCCGCCAGCCGCCTCTATACCGACTCGCCGCAGACCCGCCGCGACGAGGCGGTGCGCAGCGCCACCTTCGGCGCTTCCACCCTGATGCTGGCGGGACAGGCCCAGGGCCTGGCGGCCAGCCCGATGACGGGCTTCGACGCCGCCGGCGTGACCGAAGCCTTCGGCTTGCGCCAGGAAGAAGTGCCGGTCATGCTGGTCGCCATGGGCTACGCGCAGGAAGGCAATTGGCCGCAGAAGCCGCGCCGCCCCGTCAACGACGTACTCGAACTCGCCTGAGCCCTTCGGAGCATGACCATGAACCGCGGTTCCGATCTGCTGTTGACTGCCCTGGCGCCCGCCATCTGGGGCAGCACCTATGTTGTCACCACCCTGATGCTGCCGCAGGACTACCCGCTGACGGTCGCCATGCTGCGCGCCCTGCCGGCCGGCCTCCTGCTGCTGCTGGCCGTGCGCCAACTGCCCCACGGCATTTGGTGGCTACGCACGTTCATCCTGGGCGCGCTGAACTTCTCCGTCTTCTGGGCCCTGCTGTTCGTGGCGGCCTACCGCCTGCCAGGCGGCGTGGCCGCGACGCTGGGCGCGATCCAGCCGCTGGTGGTGATCCTGCTGGCGCGCAGCCTGCTGGGCACGCCCGTGCGCGGCCTGTCGGTGCTGGCGGCGCTGGGCGGCCTGGGCGGCGTGGCGCTGCTGGTGCTGACGCCCAAGGCCGCGTTGGACCCCGTGGGCATCGCGGCCGGGCTGATCAGCGCGGCCTCGATGGCCCTGGGCACGGTGCTCAGCCGCCGCTGGCAGCCGCCAGTGTCGGCGCTCACTTTCACGTCCTGGCAGCTGACGGCGGGCGGCATCCTGCTGGTGCCGCTGGCTTTCGCCGTGGAACCCGCCCTGCCGCCGCTCACTGCCCTGAACGTGGCCGGCATCGCCTACCTGGGCCTGATCGGCGCGGCGCTGACCTATGTGCTCTGGTTCCGCGGCGTGGCGCGACTGGAACCCGCGGTGGTGTCCTCGCTGGGCTTTCTCAGCCCGATCACGGCGGTGCTGCTGGGCTGGGGCCTCCTGGGCCAGCAACTGAGCGCCGCGCAGATCGCCGGCATGGCGATCGTGGTCGCCAGCGTGTGGCTGAGCCAGCGCGCACAGCGCCCGGCCGTCGCCGCGCCCGCACCTCGTCCGCTGTAATACGCCGGCACGCCGAAGGCGCCACTGGCCAGCGCCTTCGGCGTAACGGTATCCGCGGCACGCGCCTGCACCTCTTAGAGGCCATGCGCCGACGGGCGGGCTGCGCCTCCAAACCAGCGTATCAGGGGACGCACCCGCCTTTTCTGTGCTGCTTTTTTTGTAACTTCGCAAACTGGAAAACAACCGCAGCACAGATATTTTCCCTATGAACAATGGATGCAGATCCTAGAATCCATCCCAACTGATCCGCTTTTTTCTTCTTTCTCTGAATCTGTACTGATAAGGGCCGCGGCTCTAACTTCAGGGTGTAGTTCAAACACCCGTCAGTGCACGCCGTCTTGTGGCGGTTGAGGCGCGCTGGCGTAGAAGTCAGGAATACCGCCATGGATAGCGACGCGCTATTGCTTGCCCGAATACAGTTCGGCTTCACCATCTCGTTTCACATCATCTTCCCCGCCATCACCATCGGCCTGGCCAGCTACCTCGCCGTGCTGGAAGGACTGTGGCTGCGCACGCGCAACACCGTCTACCGCGACCTCTACCATTTCTGGACCAAGATCTTCGCCGTCAACTTCGGCATGGGCGTGGTGTCCGGCCTGGTGATGGCGTATCAGTTCGGCACCAACTGGAGTTTCTTCTCCGATTTCGCCGGCAGCGTGACCGGGCCCCTGTTGGCCTATGAAGTGCTGACCGCCTTCTTCCTGGAAGCCGGCTTCCTCGGCGTGATGCTGTTCGGCTGGTCGCGCGTGGGGCCGGGCCTGCATTTCTTTTCGACCGTGATGGTGGCCCTGGGCACGCTGGTGTCGGCCACCTGGATCCTGGCGTCCAACAGCTGGATGCAGACGCCCGCCGGCTACGAAATCCTGGACGGCCGCGTGGTGCCCACGGACTGGCTGGCGGTCATCTTCAACCCGTCCTTCCCCTACCGCCTGGCGCACATGGGCATCGCCGCGTTCCTGGCGACCGCGCTGATGGTGGGCGCTTCCGGCGCCTGGCACCTGCTGCGCGGAGACCGCAGCCCCGCCGTGAAGAAGATGTTCGCGATGGCGATGGGCATGCTGCTGCTGGTGGCGCCGCTGCAAGCCGTGGTCGGCGACTTCCATGGCCTGAACACGCTGAAGCACCAGCCCGCCAAGATCGCCGCCATCGAAGGCCATTGGGAAAACGAGCCCGGCGCCGGCGTGCCGTTGACGCTGTTCGGCATCCCCGACATGGAGCGCGAGGAAACGCGCTACGCGGTGAACATCCCGCGCCTGGGCAGCCTGATCCTCACGCACAGCTGGGACGGCCAGTTCCCCGGCCTGAAGTCGTATCCGCCGGAAGACCGCCCCAACGCCACGGCCGTGTTCTGGTCGTTCCGCGTGATGGCGGGCCTGGGCATGCTGATGATCGCCCTGGCAGCCTGGGCGTTGTGGTCGCGCTGGCGCGGCAAGCTGTACGAATCGCGCTGGCTGCACCGCTTTGCGCTGTGGATGGGGCCGTCCGGGCTGATCGCCATCCTGGCGGGCTGGTATGTCACGGAGATCGGCCGCCAACCCTGGGTGGTGTATGGCGTCATGCGCACCGCCGACGCGGCCACGCCGCACGGGCTGGGCGAACTGACGCTGACGCTGGCGCTGTTCGTGGTGGTGTACCTGCTGGTGTTCGGCGCCGGCGTGTCGTACATGCTGCGCCTGATCCGCATGGGTCCCAGCCCCGCCCCCGGCCACGCGCCGCTGTCGGGCGGCCCGGGCGAACCGCGCCAGCCGTCGCGGCCGCTGTCGGCCGCCTCCACCCTGGCGGGCATCGAGCCCGCGCAACGCAAGCATTCGGGAGTCTGAGGCCATGGGCATCGACCTTGCACTGGTATGGGCCGTCATCATCCTGTTCGGCGTGATGATGTACGTGATCATGGATGGCTTCGATCTGGGCATCGGCATCCTCTTTCCGCTGATCAATGACCGCGAGGAACGCGACGTCATGGTCAACACCGTGGCGCCTGTGTGGGACGGCAACGAAACCTGGCTGGTGCTGGGCGGCGCCGGCCTGATGGCGGCGTTCCCGCTGGCCTACTCGGTGATCCTGAGCGCGCTGCACCTGCCGCTGGTGTTCATGCTGCTGGGCCTGATCTTCCGCGGCGTGGCGTTCGAATTCCGCTTCAAGGCGGACGAACACCACCGTCCGCTGTGGGACCGCGCCTTCGTGCTCGGCTCCGTGTGCGCCACCTTCTTCCAGGGCGTAACGCTGGGCGCCTACATCGAAGGCATCCCGGTGGTGGACCGCGCCTACCAGGGCGGCGCCTGGGACTGGATCAGCCCGTTCTCGCTGTTCACCGGCGCGGGACTGGTGGTGGCCTACGCGCTGCTCGGCTGCACCTGGCTCATCATGAAGACCGAAGGCCGCCTGCACCGCCACATGTGCGACATCGCCCGCCCGCTGACGCTGGCGCTGCTGGCCGTGATCGCGGCGCTCAGCGTCTGGACGCCGCTGGCGCAGCCGCAGATCGCGCAGCGCTGGTTCAGCCTGCCGAACATGTTCTGGTTCCTGCCGGTGCCACTGCTGGTCGCGGCGGCCGGCTTTGACCTCATCCGCCGCGTCAAGGGCATGCCCAACGCCGGTCCGTTCATGCTGTCGCTGGCGCTGCTGTTCCTGGGCTACAGCGGCCTGGGCATCAGCATCTGGCCCGCCATCATCCCGCCCGACGTGTCCATCTGGACCGCGTCCGCCCCGCCGCAAAGCCAGGGCTTCGCGCTGGTGGGAGCGCTGGCGATCATTCCGATTATCCTCATGTACACCGCCTGGTCGTACTACGTGTTCCGGGGCAAGGTGCGTCTCGGCGAGGAGTTCCACTGATGAACCACTCCCAACCCTCCCTGCCCTCGTGGCGCAGCCGCCTGCTCTGGCTGGCGATGATCTGGGCATGCAGCGTCGCGGCGCTGGGCGTGGCCGCCTATGCGCTGCGCCTGGTGATGCGAGCCATCGGCATGTCGACCTGATTCCGACCCACGCAAACGGACCCGCCCATGAAGCGCTATGAACGGCTGACAGAAGAAATCACCGCCTCGATCCGATCGGGCCTACTGCGGGCGGGCGACCGCCTGCCCTCGGTGCGGCAGACCAGCGCCAGCCGCGGGGTCAGCCCCTCGACGGTGTTCAAAGCCTACTACCTGCTGGAGGCGCGCGGCCTGATCCGCGCCCGCGACCGCTCCGGCTATTACGTGCTACGCGCGCCGCACGCCACGCTGCCGGAACTCGACGGCCTGTCCAGCGCCAACGCCGGGCGCCATCCGGTGGACGTCAGCGACAACGTGCTGCAGGTGCTCAACGCCACCCTGCGCCGCGACATGCTGCCCTTCGGCTCGGCCTTTCCCAACCCGTCGCTGCTGCCCTACGGACGCCTGGCGAAGTTCATGGCGTCCACGGTCCAGCGCCTGGATCCCTGGGGCTCGATCGACGACCTCAGCCCGGGCGACGCCGCGCTGCGCCGCGCCATCGCGCTGCGCTACCTGGCCGATGGCATGTCGGTGCCGGTGGACGACATCATCATCACCAACGGCGCGCTGGACGCGCTGAACCTGAGCCTGGCGGCGGTCACCAGCCCCGGCGACGCGGTCATCGTCGAGTCCCCCACCTTCTACGCCGCGCTGCAATCGCTGGAACGCAACCACCTGCACGCCATCGAAGTGGCCACGCATCCGCGCGAAGGCATAGACCTGCAAGCGCTGGAGCAAGCCATCCTGCGCCATCGCCCCAAGGCCTGCTGGCTCATGACCAACTTCCAGAATCCATTGGGCAGTCTGATGCCCGACGACAAGAAGGAAGCGCTGGTGCGGCTCTTGGCCAGCCACGACGTGGCGCTGATCGAGGACGACGTCTACGGCGAGCTGTACTTCGGCGAAAGCCGCCCGCGCCCGGCCAAGGCCTTCGATCGCGACGGCATCGTGATGCACTGCTCTTCGTTCTCCAAGACCCTGGCGCCGGGCTACCGCGTGGGCTGGGTGGCCGCCGGCCGTTACACGCGGCGCATCATGCGCAACAAGCTCACCACCAGCCTGGCGACGGCGGCGCCCACCCAGGCCGCCATCGCCGCCTATCTGGA encodes:
- a CDS encoding ABC transporter permease — translated: MRHLANIYRLGVKELWSLARDPMMLILILVSFTLMIYTAATAVPETLHNAPIAVVDEDVSPLSARITSAFYPPHFTPPEVTTSAEADAGMDAGRYTFSVNIPPNFQRDVLAGRPAEIQLNVDATRMSQAFTGSSYIQQIINDEINEFVKRYRAPTELPVELAVRMRFNPNLTQAWFGALMEIINNVTMLSIILTGAALIREREHGTIEHLLVMPVTPTEIMVAKVWSMGLVVLASAGLSLTFVVRGLLQVPIEGSVALFLVGAALHLFATTSMGIFMATLARSMPQFGMLLVLVLLPLQMLSGGTTPRESMPQFVQDIMLAAPTTHFVELGQAILYRGAGLSVVWQPFLALALIGSVLFAFSLTRFRKTLSQMA
- the phbB gene encoding acetoacetyl-CoA reductase, encoding MTAERTALVTGGAGCLGQAIAQALHAAGHKVIITYHSSESAARAWVDAEAAQGRRYAMYKVDVADHDSCQALARRLEEDGHQIDILINNAGLTRDASLRKMSYDNWTEVLRGNLDSMFNMTQPLCGAMADRGWGRIVNISSVNGSKGSFGQTNYAASKAGIHGFTKSLALELARKGVTVNTVSPGYLATRMVEAVPEEVLKEKILPQIPLGRLGRPEEIGALVAFICSDAAGFMTGSNVAMNGGQHMY
- a CDS encoding LysR family transcriptional regulator; translation: MDHLTALKVFRQVVERGGFAAASRQMGLSPAAVSKNIAELESHLAARLLNRTTRRMSLTEAGARYYEQVARILDDLGEAEQSLGPLQQAPSGTLRVSAPMSLSLVRLSAAMPRFLERYPQVSLDLNLEDRRIDIVKEGYDVAIRGTDRLEDSSLVARKLMTLDHVLCGAPAYFERHGLPASPLALRGMERVQFTLSGHADEWTFKRAGETERVPVRGRYRVSSSLAVRDALRAGFGVSLVPRIYVQQDLDSGALQAVLQDWQPDETYVYAVYPSRRHMVAKVRAFVDFLLEELGAPRE
- a CDS encoding nitroreductase family protein, yielding MNHALTDAIAQRNSANFFDPARGVDDDNIHTLISWATRAPTAFNLQNWRFIAVRSQDGKRRLRELAWNQPKVSEAAVTFIVLGVLPQAAWMAERLQGSVDAGFMPAAMVPSWEAAASRLYTDSPQTRRDEAVRSATFGASTLMLAGQAQGLAASPMTGFDAAGVTEAFGLRQEEVPVMLVAMGYAQEGNWPQKPRRPVNDVLELA
- a CDS encoding EamA family transporter, with translation MNRGSDLLLTALAPAIWGSTYVVTTLMLPQDYPLTVAMLRALPAGLLLLLAVRQLPHGIWWLRTFILGALNFSVFWALLFVAAYRLPGGVAATLGAIQPLVVILLARSLLGTPVRGLSVLAALGGLGGVALLVLTPKAALDPVGIAAGLISAASMALGTVLSRRWQPPVSALTFTSWQLTAGGILLVPLAFAVEPALPPLTALNVAGIAYLGLIGAALTYVLWFRGVARLEPAVVSSLGFLSPITAVLLGWGLLGQQLSAAQIAGMAIVVASVWLSQRAQRPAVAAPAPRPL
- a CDS encoding cytochrome ubiquinol oxidase subunit I, whose protein sequence is MDSDALLLARIQFGFTISFHIIFPAITIGLASYLAVLEGLWLRTRNTVYRDLYHFWTKIFAVNFGMGVVSGLVMAYQFGTNWSFFSDFAGSVTGPLLAYEVLTAFFLEAGFLGVMLFGWSRVGPGLHFFSTVMVALGTLVSATWILASNSWMQTPAGYEILDGRVVPTDWLAVIFNPSFPYRLAHMGIAAFLATALMVGASGAWHLLRGDRSPAVKKMFAMAMGMLLLVAPLQAVVGDFHGLNTLKHQPAKIAAIEGHWENEPGAGVPLTLFGIPDMEREETRYAVNIPRLGSLILTHSWDGQFPGLKSYPPEDRPNATAVFWSFRVMAGLGMLMIALAAWALWSRWRGKLYESRWLHRFALWMGPSGLIAILAGWYVTEIGRQPWVVYGVMRTADAATPHGLGELTLTLALFVVVYLLVFGAGVSYMLRLIRMGPSPAPGHAPLSGGPGEPRQPSRPLSAASTLAGIEPAQRKHSGV
- the cydB gene encoding cytochrome d ubiquinol oxidase subunit II gives rise to the protein MGIDLALVWAVIILFGVMMYVIMDGFDLGIGILFPLINDREERDVMVNTVAPVWDGNETWLVLGGAGLMAAFPLAYSVILSALHLPLVFMLLGLIFRGVAFEFRFKADEHHRPLWDRAFVLGSVCATFFQGVTLGAYIEGIPVVDRAYQGGAWDWISPFSLFTGAGLVVAYALLGCTWLIMKTEGRLHRHMCDIARPLTLALLAVIAALSVWTPLAQPQIAQRWFSLPNMFWFLPVPLLVAAAGFDLIRRVKGMPNAGPFMLSLALLFLGYSGLGISIWPAIIPPDVSIWTASAPPQSQGFALVGALAIIPIILMYTAWSYYVFRGKVRLGEEFH
- a CDS encoding DUF2474 domain-containing protein, which gives rise to MNHSQPSLPSWRSRLLWLAMIWACSVAALGVAAYALRLVMRAIGMST
- a CDS encoding PLP-dependent aminotransferase family protein is translated as MKRYERLTEEITASIRSGLLRAGDRLPSVRQTSASRGVSPSTVFKAYYLLEARGLIRARDRSGYYVLRAPHATLPELDGLSSANAGRHPVDVSDNVLQVLNATLRRDMLPFGSAFPNPSLLPYGRLAKFMASTVQRLDPWGSIDDLSPGDAALRRAIALRYLADGMSVPVDDIIITNGALDALNLSLAAVTSPGDAVIVESPTFYAALQSLERNHLHAIEVATHPREGIDLQALEQAILRHRPKACWLMTNFQNPLGSLMPDDKKEALVRLLASHDVALIEDDVYGELYFGESRPRPAKAFDRDGIVMHCSSFSKTLAPGYRVGWVAAGRYTRRIMRNKLTTSLATAAPTQAAIAAYLEKGGFDRHLRQFRQALAQQQGELLQAIARYFPKGTRATRPLGGYFVWVELPAHIDTLKVHRAALGHGISIAPGPLFSASGGFGNFLRLNGGHPWNPEMEQGMATLGKLLAG